Proteins encoded by one window of Halomonas sp. SH5A2:
- the gcvT gene encoding glycine cleavage system aminomethyltransferase GcvT — translation MTELKQTPLHALHCRLGAKMVPFAGYEMPVQFPLGVKKEHEHTRQQCGLFDVSHMGQVVVSGDNVAEELETLIPADLIGLAEGAQRYGLLTNDDGGILDDLMAVNVGDHFYLVVNAACKEQDIAHLQARLGDRLTIEPLDRGLLALQGPSAHHVMQRVCPAACELVFMQHGRFQVADQDVWISRSGYTGEDGFEISVAADATEAFAERLLSEPEVEAIGLGARDSLRLEAGLCLYGHDMDNTTTPVEAGLIWAISKPRRHGGERAGGFPGADLILHQVDAKDHTRKRVGLVAEGRAPVREGATLVDENGTEVGKVTSGGFGPSVGKPVAMGYVSRDLEAPGSTVYAEVRGKQLAMTVSKTPFVTANYYRG, via the coding sequence GGTGCCTTTTGCCGGCTACGAGATGCCTGTTCAATTTCCGTTGGGTGTTAAAAAGGAACACGAGCATACACGCCAGCAGTGCGGCTTGTTTGATGTCTCGCATATGGGGCAGGTGGTGGTGTCCGGTGATAACGTCGCCGAGGAGCTGGAAACGCTGATTCCTGCCGATCTGATTGGTCTGGCTGAAGGCGCCCAGCGCTATGGACTGCTGACTAATGACGACGGTGGTATTCTGGATGACCTGATGGCCGTCAATGTGGGCGATCATTTCTACCTGGTGGTCAATGCCGCCTGCAAGGAACAGGATATCGCGCATCTGCAGGCCCGTTTAGGTGACCGTCTGACCATAGAGCCGCTGGACCGGGGGTTGCTCGCCCTACAGGGGCCCAGTGCTCATCACGTCATGCAGCGGGTTTGTCCGGCAGCCTGTGAGCTAGTCTTTATGCAGCACGGACGCTTTCAGGTGGCCGACCAGGACGTCTGGATCAGCCGCAGTGGCTACACCGGCGAGGATGGCTTCGAAATATCGGTCGCTGCTGACGCCACTGAGGCTTTTGCAGAGCGTTTACTATCAGAGCCCGAAGTGGAAGCCATCGGCCTCGGGGCACGGGATTCATTGCGTCTGGAGGCAGGGCTGTGCCTCTACGGACACGACATGGATAACACGACCACGCCGGTAGAAGCCGGTTTGATCTGGGCGATCAGCAAGCCGCGTCGCCACGGCGGCGAACGCGCTGGCGGTTTCCCCGGTGCGGATTTGATCCTTCACCAGGTCGATGCCAAAGACCATACCCGTAAACGCGTGGGGCTGGTTGCTGAAGGGCGCGCGCCGGTGCGTGAAGGCGCAACGCTGGTCGATGAAAACGGCACTGAAGTGGGGAAGGTGACGTCCGGCGGTTTCGGGCCCAGTGTGGGCAAGCCAGTGGCGATGGGCTATGTTTCCCGAGACCTTGAGGCACCGGGCAGTACCGTCTACGCCGAAGTGCGCGGTAAACAGTTGGCCATGACGGTGAGCAAAACGCCGTTTGTCACCGCCAACTACTATCGTGGTTAA
- a CDS encoding LysM peptidoglycan-binding domain-containing protein codes for MVASTLVGCAGTPSDPQRVTAPAATQISGNWVEIKRGDTLGQLAKRANVPLERLQRFNPGVRARHLAVGQRLLVPTQQERAPASGPYRYQIRPGDTFSSLARHFGTTSSRLQSANAGSSANELRVGQMINIPIGSSTNTSTASSTTPSRSKPATQTSSESSPSLPASAKRWPWPLEDYRVVRRYGPDSRGTLQPMLLATQANANAKAVAKGEVRFAGSMRQLEKVVIVHHADNLQSVYALCEQLNVEEGQQVAAGDPLCQVGKSRATDRHDLLFDLRQGGKPIDPRKVLK; via the coding sequence ATGGTCGCCAGCACACTGGTGGGCTGCGCCGGCACGCCCTCTGACCCTCAGCGAGTCACCGCTCCGGCGGCAACCCAGATCAGCGGTAACTGGGTAGAAATCAAACGTGGTGATACGCTGGGCCAATTAGCCAAACGCGCCAACGTGCCACTTGAAAGACTGCAACGCTTCAACCCAGGCGTCAGAGCGCGCCACCTGGCTGTTGGACAACGCTTGCTGGTCCCTACGCAGCAGGAACGCGCGCCAGCAAGCGGGCCGTATCGCTATCAAATTCGCCCGGGGGATACCTTTTCAAGCCTTGCTCGCCATTTCGGCACCACCTCATCGCGGCTACAAAGTGCCAACGCTGGCAGCTCGGCTAACGAATTACGCGTTGGCCAGATGATCAACATTCCCATCGGTTCGAGCACTAACACCTCGACCGCGAGCTCGACAACGCCAAGCCGTAGCAAACCGGCCACACAAACATCCAGCGAAAGCAGCCCATCGCTCCCGGCATCAGCCAAACGTTGGCCTTGGCCGCTGGAAGATTATCGTGTCGTTCGCCGCTATGGACCCGATAGCCGTGGCACGCTTCAACCCATGCTGCTGGCCACCCAGGCCAATGCAAATGCGAAGGCAGTCGCCAAAGGCGAGGTCCGTTTTGCGGGTAGTATGCGACAGCTTGAGAAGGTAGTGATTGTTCACCATGCGGATAATCTGCAAAGCGTCTATGCCCTGTGTGAGCAGTTAAACGTTGAGGAAGGTCAGCAGGTAGCCGCAGGCGACCCGCTTTGCCAGGTAGGCAAAAGCCGCGCGACAGATCGCCATGATTTGCTGTTTGATTTACGCCAGGGTGGAAAACCGATTGATCCCCGGAAGGTACTGAAATAA
- a CDS encoding acyltransferase → MPMLKGVVSVALLALNTLFWGIPLTALSLLKVITPKGRVKKTVQAGIGHVTMNWIGVNLWWMRHWIQPRLDASVPDNLRPDQWWLVISNHRSWTDIFMLLMVLHRRIPMPRFFVKRQLLWIPIVGLAFWALDFPIMRRITRKQIAQNPALAKLDREATERMCARARQSPIAIYNFVEGTRFTPHKHELQQSPYRHLLRPKAGGVAQVLNLLGDKLDGILDVTLSYTNPNPTFWGFLCGQEAPITLKARILEVPGWMLTADYHAESQHKEHFHTWINALWQEKDCLLDGQIDHA, encoded by the coding sequence ATGCCGATGTTAAAAGGGGTGGTTAGCGTCGCCTTGCTAGCCCTCAACACGCTTTTTTGGGGAATACCCCTGACAGCGCTATCGCTGCTCAAAGTCATAACCCCCAAGGGTCGCGTTAAAAAGACAGTGCAAGCAGGTATTGGTCACGTCACCATGAATTGGATAGGCGTCAACCTATGGTGGATGCGACACTGGATACAGCCTCGGCTAGATGCGTCTGTACCCGATAACCTGCGTCCGGATCAGTGGTGGCTGGTGATTTCCAATCATCGTAGCTGGACCGATATATTTATGCTGCTGATGGTCCTTCACCGACGCATTCCCATGCCGCGTTTCTTCGTGAAACGGCAGTTATTGTGGATACCGATCGTAGGTCTTGCCTTTTGGGCGCTCGATTTCCCTATCATGCGGCGTATTACCCGAAAGCAAATTGCCCAGAATCCAGCCCTGGCAAAGCTGGACCGAGAGGCGACAGAGCGCATGTGCGCTCGTGCCCGCCAGTCGCCCATTGCTATCTACAATTTTGTTGAGGGCACGCGCTTTACGCCGCATAAACATGAATTGCAACAAAGCCCCTACCGCCATCTGCTTCGGCCCAAGGCGGGCGGAGTTGCCCAAGTTCTCAACTTGCTTGGCGACAAACTCGACGGCATCCTTGACGTGACGCTGAGCTACACCAATCCGAATCCCACTTTTTGGGGCTTTCTATGTGGACAGGAAGCACCCATCACCCTGAAGGCACGCATCCTTGAGGTGCCTGGATGGATGTTGACCGCTGACTATCACGCCGAATCGCAGCACAAGGAACATTTCCACACATGGATCAATGCACTCTGGCAGGAAAAAGACTGTCTGCTGGATGGTCAGATCGATCACGCGTGA
- a CDS encoding LysR family transcriptional regulator: MTVKQLRAFLAVAQTLSFTQACERLHLSQPALSLAIKGLEDALGGKLLLRSTRSVRLTPEGESLLPLAKHLLAQRDNTEERLRQRFTLQLGRLSVAAMPAFACNLLPAALVRFRQQYPKINVTVHDVINEDVNDMVRSRQVEMGIAFAPEGPGSLSFTPLFEDHFVAVISKGSRLNQRASLSWEDLLSEDFITLQRPSMVRRLLEQALSRQQMDLPVAFESHQLSTVGRMVAEGLGVSAVPSMCIPQMQALGAHYLPLTSPSVACRVGILTQQELSVAAHALRTVLLETVQAPYLPEHQAGQAG; the protein is encoded by the coding sequence ATGACCGTCAAACAGTTGCGCGCCTTCCTGGCCGTTGCCCAGACCCTGAGCTTTACCCAGGCCTGTGAACGGCTACATTTGTCTCAACCCGCTCTTAGTCTAGCCATAAAAGGGCTCGAAGACGCCCTGGGCGGCAAATTATTGCTACGCAGCACTCGCAGTGTCCGTTTAACCCCCGAGGGCGAATCGCTGCTGCCGCTGGCCAAACATTTGCTCGCGCAGCGGGACAATACGGAAGAACGCCTGCGTCAACGCTTTACCTTGCAGCTGGGCCGCCTCAGCGTCGCGGCCATGCCTGCCTTTGCCTGCAACCTGCTCCCCGCGGCATTGGTTAGATTCCGTCAACAGTACCCCAAAATCAATGTGACCGTGCACGATGTCATCAACGAAGACGTTAACGACATGGTGCGTTCGCGCCAGGTGGAAATGGGCATCGCGTTTGCACCCGAAGGTCCCGGTAGCCTGTCATTCACGCCATTGTTCGAGGATCATTTTGTCGCGGTCATTTCCAAAGGCTCACGGTTGAATCAGCGAGCCTCGCTGTCATGGGAGGACTTACTTAGCGAGGACTTTATCACCTTGCAGCGACCCTCAATGGTTCGCCGACTGCTGGAACAGGCACTTTCCCGACAGCAAATGGATTTACCGGTCGCCTTTGAGAGCCATCAATTATCGACCGTCGGCCGAATGGTGGCAGAAGGCCTGGGCGTGAGCGCAGTGCCATCCATGTGTATTCCTCAAATGCAGGCGCTGGGCGCGCACTACTTGCCATTGACCTCACCAAGCGTTGCCTGTCGTGTGGGGATCCTGACGCAACAGGAACTATCAGTGGCTGCGCATGCATTACGCACAGTCTTGCTGGAAACCGTTCAAGCGCCCTACTTACCCGAGCATCAGGCTGGGCAGGCTGGGTAA
- a CDS encoding CoA transferase subunit A translates to MAGFDKRVASYEEAMEGIESGMTVLAGGFGLCGIPENLIAEIKRRGVKDLTVVSNNCGVDGFGLGLLLEDRQIRKILASYVGENALFEQQMLNDEIEVVLTPQGTLAEKMRAGGAGIPAFYTATGYGTPIGEGKEVREFNGRPHILEEAITGEFAIVKGWKADRYGNVMYRHTAQNFNPMVATAGKITVVEVEEIVEPGELEPSQIHTPGIYVDRIIQGTFEKRIEKRTVHS, encoded by the coding sequence ATGGCAGGATTCGATAAGCGTGTTGCTTCTTACGAAGAAGCGATGGAAGGCATTGAAAGCGGCATGACCGTATTGGCCGGTGGCTTTGGCCTATGCGGCATTCCCGAAAATTTGATCGCTGAAATAAAGCGACGTGGGGTCAAGGACCTGACCGTGGTATCGAACAACTGTGGTGTCGATGGTTTTGGCTTGGGCCTGTTGCTCGAAGACCGTCAGATACGCAAGATTCTGGCGTCCTATGTGGGTGAAAACGCGCTGTTTGAGCAGCAAATGCTCAATGACGAAATCGAGGTGGTGTTGACCCCCCAGGGGACGCTAGCGGAAAAAATGCGCGCAGGCGGGGCGGGTATCCCGGCTTTTTATACCGCCACCGGCTACGGTACACCCATTGGCGAAGGCAAAGAAGTCCGTGAATTCAATGGTCGTCCGCATATTCTGGAAGAGGCCATTACCGGTGAGTTTGCTATTGTGAAGGGCTGGAAAGCCGACCGTTACGGTAATGTGATGTACCGCCATACGGCGCAGAACTTTAATCCCATGGTCGCAACGGCGGGTAAGATTACCGTCGTCGAAGTCGAAGAGATCGTCGAGCCCGGCGAACTGGAGCCCAGTCAGATACATACCCCGGGCATCTATGTAGACCGAATCATTCAGGGCACGTTTGAGAAGCGCATCGAAAAACGCACGGTGCACAGCTAA
- a CDS encoding CoA transferase subunit B, which produces MALTREQMAQRVARELEDGFYVNLGIGIPTLVANYIPEDMDVMLQSENGLLGMGRYPTEEEVDPDMINAGKQTVTARPGAAIFSSAESFAMIRGGHVDLTVLGAFEVDQNGNIASWMIPGKLIKGMGGAMDLVAGAENIICTMTHASKHGESKLLEKCNLPLTGAGCINRVLTDLAYLEIKDGTFILKERAPGVSVEEIVEKTAGKLVVPDHVPEMTFAEG; this is translated from the coding sequence ATGGCATTGACACGTGAACAGATGGCTCAGCGTGTAGCGCGTGAACTGGAAGACGGCTTTTACGTTAATTTGGGAATCGGCATTCCGACCCTGGTGGCTAACTATATCCCAGAGGATATGGACGTGATGCTACAGTCGGAAAATGGTTTGCTGGGCATGGGGCGTTACCCCACAGAAGAAGAAGTTGATCCCGACATGATCAACGCCGGCAAGCAAACCGTCACGGCAAGGCCTGGCGCGGCGATTTTTTCATCAGCAGAGTCCTTCGCGATGATTCGCGGCGGCCATGTAGACCTGACGGTACTAGGGGCGTTTGAGGTCGATCAGAACGGCAATATTGCCTCCTGGATGATTCCCGGCAAGCTGATCAAAGGTATGGGGGGCGCCATGGATCTGGTAGCTGGCGCGGAAAATATCATTTGCACCATGACCCATGCGTCGAAACACGGGGAGTCCAAATTGCTCGAAAAATGCAATCTGCCACTGACCGGCGCAGGCTGTATTAACCGGGTATTGACCGACCTGGCTTACCTTGAAATCAAGGACGGCACTTTCATCCTGAAAGAGCGTGCGCCGGGCGTGAGCGTTGAAGAGATAGTCGAAAAGACCGCTGGCAAGCTGGTGGTGCCTGACCACGTCCCCGAAATGACATTTGCTGAAGGCTAG
- a CDS encoding DUF1338 family protein: protein MHREEFIQQLWLDYIHTHPDIGALRLWPLSTPADYLTLVTLNYGGFSSQALSPALAHMGYRPIGHYAMADKGLLIHLLAPADGGSWLVLAELQTGTLSKPLREALLGLVQQTHPQDSKGQNLLCRGRPWPMPTWALYQQLHAEHPLAAWLAVMGPRLHHAGFDCEQLGSSMEAIDRQLLQSGLTHMEGQQNGVFSVSNLLVHRFYPATPQKKIFDQGDEHRLCLGGLAIVQKHLGSNHERVAELLLPVHARCEMA, encoded by the coding sequence ATGCATCGCGAGGAGTTCATCCAGCAGTTATGGCTGGATTATATTCATACCCATCCTGATATTGGGGCACTTCGCCTCTGGCCCCTTTCAACGCCAGCGGATTACCTTACGCTGGTCACGCTCAATTATGGTGGCTTTTCCTCCCAAGCCCTATCACCAGCGCTTGCCCATATGGGGTATCGCCCTATCGGGCATTATGCGATGGCCGATAAAGGGCTGCTCATCCACCTGTTGGCGCCAGCGGACGGCGGAAGTTGGTTGGTGCTTGCCGAATTACAGACGGGCACCCTGTCAAAACCTCTACGCGAAGCGCTGCTCGGCCTCGTCCAGCAAACGCATCCGCAAGACAGCAAGGGCCAAAACCTGCTGTGCAGAGGTCGTCCCTGGCCAATGCCTACCTGGGCACTTTATCAGCAGCTCCACGCTGAACACCCGCTTGCCGCCTGGTTAGCCGTTATGGGACCCAGACTGCACCATGCCGGCTTTGACTGCGAACAGCTTGGCAGCTCAATGGAAGCCATTGACCGGCAACTGCTACAAAGCGGCCTGACCCATATGGAAGGCCAGCAGAATGGCGTATTCAGCGTTTCCAACCTGCTCGTCCATCGCTTTTACCCGGCCACTCCACAAAAAAAGATATTCGACCAGGGTGATGAACACCGCCTCTGCCTGGGTGGCCTGGCGATTGTACAGAAGCATCTGGGCAGCAATCACGAGCGGGTAGCCGAGCTGTTGCTGCCTGTTCATGCACGCTGCGAGATGGCGTAA
- a CDS encoding GrxA family glutaredoxin encodes MFVVIFGRMSCPFCVRAKQLAEQLEQAGSIEGYRYVDMPSEGVSKDDIAKTAGKPIHTVPQVFVDQQHVGGFSEFDQFVRDRQLLSTSSTA; translated from the coding sequence ATGTTTGTGGTCATTTTTGGACGCATGTCCTGCCCGTTTTGTGTACGCGCCAAGCAGCTTGCTGAGCAGTTGGAACAGGCAGGCAGCATCGAAGGCTACCGTTACGTCGACATGCCGTCAGAGGGCGTCAGCAAAGACGATATCGCCAAAACCGCAGGCAAGCCGATTCATACGGTCCCCCAGGTCTTTGTCGATCAACAGCATGTCGGTGGCTTTAGCGAATTTGACCAGTTCGTGCGCGACCGCCAGCTACTGAGCACTTCTTCGACTGCCTGA
- a CDS encoding 3-hydroxybutyrate dehydrogenase, with translation MTTTAVTPRVALVTGTSSGIGEAVVKHFCELGHQVLAVDFNPDGKAIAEAAGAAFYQADLTDPEACRGAVAEAVKRFGGVDILVNNAGIQHVAAIEDFPEAKWRHIIDLMLTAPFLLTQAAWPHMREKGWGRIVNIASIHAQVASPGKAAYISAKHGMIGLTKTAALEGGEQGITANAICPAYVKTPLVDNQIADQAKLHGMGEQEVIENIMLKNAAVKRLIEPSEVAQLVAYMASDAAGAVTGASWNIDLGWTAH, from the coding sequence ATGACGACGACAGCAGTGACCCCTCGTGTTGCCCTGGTTACCGGCACCAGCAGCGGTATTGGCGAGGCAGTGGTCAAACACTTTTGCGAATTGGGCCACCAGGTATTGGCGGTCGATTTCAATCCCGATGGTAAAGCGATCGCCGAGGCGGCAGGGGCTGCGTTCTACCAGGCGGATTTAACCGACCCGGAAGCCTGTCGTGGAGCCGTTGCGGAGGCGGTAAAACGCTTTGGCGGCGTGGATATCCTGGTTAACAATGCCGGGATACAGCATGTGGCGGCGATTGAAGACTTTCCCGAAGCGAAGTGGCGCCACATCATCGACCTGATGCTGACGGCGCCTTTTCTGCTGACCCAGGCGGCCTGGCCGCACATGCGTGAAAAGGGCTGGGGCCGGATCGTCAATATTGCGTCCATTCATGCCCAGGTGGCCTCCCCGGGCAAGGCAGCTTATATCAGTGCCAAGCATGGCATGATCGGGCTTACCAAAACGGCAGCGCTGGAAGGCGGTGAACAGGGGATTACGGCTAACGCGATCTGCCCGGCTTACGTGAAAACCCCGCTGGTCGATAACCAGATTGCGGATCAGGCCAAGCTGCATGGCATGGGCGAGCAGGAAGTGATTGAAAATATCATGCTCAAGAATGCCGCTGTAAAACGCCTGATCGAGCCCAGTGAAGTGGCGCAGCTGGTCGCCTATATGGCCTCCGACGCTGCAGGGGCGGTGACCGGGGCGAGCTGGAACATCGACCTGGGCTGGACCGCCCACTAA
- a CDS encoding response regulator transcription factor, whose translation MQTPNHRLLIVDDDEMFCHVLSRSLTRRGFEVIVAHDADQALALAAQHIPTMATLDLKLENSSGLKLLPELLAVAPHCHVVVLTGYSSIATAVEAIKLGAVNYLCKPVDADDVLAAFERSEGDPNIEVADNPPSINRITWEHIQKVLQEHDGNISATARALGMHRRTLQRKLQKRPVRR comes from the coding sequence ATGCAAACACCCAACCACCGGTTATTGATTGTCGACGACGACGAGATGTTTTGCCATGTACTAAGTCGCTCGCTCACCCGGCGAGGCTTCGAGGTCATCGTGGCCCACGATGCGGACCAGGCCCTGGCGCTTGCGGCCCAACATATACCCACCATGGCCACCCTCGACTTGAAACTGGAAAATTCCTCCGGGCTCAAGTTATTGCCTGAGTTACTGGCGGTCGCGCCGCACTGCCATGTGGTCGTATTGACCGGTTACTCGAGTATTGCGACCGCCGTGGAAGCCATCAAGCTGGGAGCCGTCAACTATCTATGCAAACCGGTGGACGCTGACGATGTACTGGCCGCGTTCGAACGCTCCGAAGGTGACCCCAACATTGAAGTGGCCGATAACCCCCCTTCCATCAATCGCATTACCTGGGAACACATTCAAAAGGTCTTGCAGGAGCACGACGGCAATATCTCGGCCACCGCCAGGGCGCTCGGCATGCACCGCCGTACGCTGCAGCGCAAATTGCAAAAGCGCCCTGTGCGTCGCTAA
- a CDS encoding ATP-binding protein: MPTELPLPLSTPNRNLVRLTIVRGITWTGFLIAIIVGVKFLSFELPVPEVVSVVLAMGLLNIATWWRLGRPRAVQHLEYLLHLLADIVGLTLLFYFSGGSTNPFITYYLVPITIAAATLPWRHAWIIAGCAMAAYSFLMIDYHPIPQLGHINSGSPLSLHVLGMWVNFGMSAGLVTFFIYKMAHALRRRDQALSRTREAALRNEQVLAVATQAAGTAHELGTPLSTMAVLLKDMQEEAKEHPERQEDIELLRQQVDICKSRLQHLVSQADRRRMAEPEVLDAESWLDGVVQRWLVLRPDVSHRLDIANRRGRPWLAVDATLDQALTNLLNNAADANPEGVAIGLDWHSDRVVIDIRDHGPGVAMSIADQLGDTFISTKSKGMGIGLFLTHATINRFGGGVSLYNHPEGGTLTEVTLPRAGAD, encoded by the coding sequence ATGCCAACCGAGCTCCCGCTGCCGTTATCAACTCCCAACCGTAACCTGGTCCGATTGACCATTGTACGAGGCATCACCTGGACGGGTTTTTTAATTGCCATCATCGTGGGCGTCAAGTTCCTCTCGTTTGAGCTACCCGTCCCTGAGGTGGTCAGCGTTGTCCTGGCGATGGGACTGCTCAACATTGCCACCTGGTGGCGGCTGGGTCGGCCGCGTGCCGTCCAGCACCTGGAATATTTACTGCACCTGCTCGCCGATATAGTGGGCTTAACGCTGCTGTTTTATTTCTCTGGGGGATCCACCAACCCCTTCATCACCTATTACCTGGTACCGATTACCATCGCGGCGGCTACCCTGCCCTGGCGCCATGCCTGGATCATTGCCGGCTGTGCCATGGCCGCCTATAGCTTCTTGATGATTGACTACCATCCGATCCCACAACTGGGCCATATCAACAGCGGCAGCCCGCTGAGCCTCCACGTATTGGGCATGTGGGTGAATTTCGGCATGTCAGCAGGGCTAGTCACTTTTTTCATCTATAAAATGGCCCATGCCTTGAGACGCCGCGACCAGGCGCTTTCCCGCACCCGTGAAGCGGCGTTACGCAACGAGCAAGTGTTGGCCGTTGCTACCCAGGCCGCCGGCACCGCGCATGAATTGGGCACACCCCTATCCACCATGGCGGTCCTGCTCAAAGACATGCAGGAAGAGGCCAAGGAACACCCGGAACGCCAGGAAGATATCGAATTGCTGCGTCAGCAGGTGGATATTTGCAAATCGCGCCTGCAGCATCTCGTCAGCCAGGCGGACAGGCGGCGCATGGCAGAACCGGAAGTGCTCGACGCCGAATCCTGGCTAGACGGTGTTGTCCAACGTTGGCTGGTGTTACGACCCGATGTCAGCCACCGATTGGACATCGCCAATCGCCGAGGGCGGCCCTGGCTGGCCGTTGACGCCACCCTCGATCAGGCGCTCACCAACCTGCTCAATAACGCCGCGGACGCCAATCCTGAAGGCGTCGCCATTGGGCTAGATTGGCACTCAGACCGCGTCGTGATCGATATTCGTGATCACGGCCCCGGTGTTGCCATGTCGATTGCCGATCAGTTGGGCGATACGTTCATTTCCACCAAAAGCAAGGGAATGGGCATTGGCTTATTTTTGACCCACGCCACTATCAATCGTTTTGGCGGGGGTGTGAGTCTTTATAACCATCCCGAAGGCGGCACGTTAACCGAAGTCACGCTACCCCGTGCAGGCGCTGACTAG
- the pyrC gene encoding dihydroorotase codes for MDAITLTRPDDWHLHLRDGEALKAVVGHTAAQMGRAIIMPNLTPPITTTEQAIAYRERILDALPAGSRFEPLMTLYLTDTTPPEEIARAADSGIVNAVKLYPAGATTNSASGVTDLTRCDATIAALAEAGMPLLMHGEVTDADIDIFDREAVFIERVLTPLLVRHPTLKVVFEHITTQQAAEFVANAPDTVAATITAHHLLFNRNKMLVGGIRPHYYCLPILKRERHRQALLKAATSGSGKFFLGTDSAPHAQTAKEASCGCAGAYTASTAIELYATAFDEVGALSALEGFASLNGPRFYGLPPNGDTITLSRNPQTIPASYPYADGEAIIPLLAGEALDWSIS; via the coding sequence GTGGACGCTATTACTTTGACCCGGCCAGACGACTGGCACCTCCACCTGCGCGATGGTGAGGCGCTGAAAGCGGTTGTGGGCCATACCGCTGCCCAAATGGGGCGCGCGATTATTATGCCGAACTTGACGCCGCCGATCACCACGACCGAGCAAGCTATCGCTTACCGTGAGCGTATTCTGGATGCGCTGCCTGCCGGTAGTCGCTTTGAACCGCTCATGACACTGTATTTGACCGATACTACACCGCCGGAGGAGATCGCACGGGCGGCAGATAGCGGCATTGTCAATGCCGTCAAGCTCTACCCGGCAGGCGCGACTACCAACTCTGCCTCTGGGGTGACGGATCTGACGCGCTGCGATGCGACCATTGCCGCGCTTGCCGAAGCAGGCATGCCGTTGTTGATGCATGGTGAGGTCACCGACGCAGATATTGATATTTTTGATCGCGAGGCGGTATTTATCGAGCGCGTGCTGACACCGCTTTTGGTGCGCCACCCCACGTTGAAAGTGGTGTTCGAACATATCACGACACAGCAAGCCGCCGAGTTTGTTGCCAATGCACCCGATACGGTCGCCGCGACGATTACCGCGCACCACCTGTTATTCAATCGCAACAAGATGCTGGTCGGGGGGATTCGGCCGCACTATTACTGCCTGCCCATTCTCAAGCGCGAAAGGCACCGCCAGGCGCTGCTAAAAGCGGCGACTAGCGGCAGCGGGAAGTTCTTCCTGGGCACCGACAGCGCCCCCCATGCGCAAACTGCCAAAGAGGCCAGCTGTGGCTGTGCAGGCGCTTACACGGCATCCACGGCTATAGAGCTTTATGCAACGGCGTTTGACGAAGTCGGAGCGCTGTCGGCGCTGGAGGGATTTGCCAGTCTCAACGGGCCACGCTTTTACGGCCTGCCTCCCAATGGCGATACGATTACCTTGTCTCGGAACCCGCAAACCATCCCCGCCAGCTACCCCTATGCCGATGGCGAGGCGATTATTCCGCTGCTGGCGGGGGAAGCACTCGACTGGTCAATCAGCTAG
- the mtnN gene encoding 5'-methylthioadenosine/S-adenosylhomocysteine nucleosidase: MKRIGIIGAMAQEVSILASQLDNPERYEHAGFIFHRGTRHGLDVTILQSGIGKVNAAVGTALLLERHQPDAVINTGSAGGFASDLHIGDIIISDEVRHHDVDAMVFGYEMGQVPGMPAAYQADTALRKVAQGAIKTLGEVNVREGLIATGDAFMADPARVDATRALFPTMLAVEMEAAAIAQTCHLYQCPFVVIRALSDIPGSGDNHLSFEQFLDVAADHSSRMVEQMLLTLSAS, translated from the coding sequence GTGAAGCGTATCGGCATCATTGGCGCCATGGCGCAAGAAGTCAGCATCCTGGCGTCACAGCTCGACAACCCGGAGCGTTATGAGCACGCGGGGTTTATCTTTCACCGCGGCACACGCCACGGCCTAGATGTGACCATCCTGCAATCGGGGATTGGCAAAGTGAACGCAGCGGTCGGCACCGCGTTACTTTTAGAACGCCATCAACCTGACGCTGTGATCAACACCGGTTCAGCCGGCGGGTTCGCCAGCGACTTACATATCGGCGATATCATCATTTCCGACGAAGTCCGCCATCATGACGTAGACGCCATGGTATTCGGCTACGAAATGGGCCAGGTCCCGGGCATGCCGGCGGCTTACCAGGCCGATACGGCGCTCCGCAAAGTGGCACAGGGCGCCATCAAGACATTGGGCGAGGTCAACGTGCGCGAAGGCTTGATCGCCACTGGCGATGCTTTCATGGCCGACCCGGCCAGAGTCGATGCCACACGCGCCTTGTTCCCCACCATGTTAGCGGTGGAAATGGAAGCCGCTGCCATTGCCCAGACATGCCATCTGTACCAATGCCCCTTCGTGGTTATTCGAGCACTGTCCGACATCCCCGGCAGTGGCGATAACCACCTATCCTTTGAGCAATTTCTGGATGTGGCTGCCGACCATTCCTCGCGCATGGTCGAGCAGATGCTCCTCACCTTGAGCGCTAGCTGA